The genomic DNA TTTCCGCACCGCCTACGGCCGCTCCCCCAAGGAATACCGCCTTCAGGCGCTGTACGTGCCGGAGTAGACGCTCAGCCAGGCGGCATCAGCCGGCTTCAACCGCTTCAGGCCTCGCCTCGACTCGTCGCGCCGTACGCCGATGCCGCGACGGGTACGCGGACAGACCACCGCCGCCCCAGTCCGGACCTTTCGGCTGTAGACGCAGCGTCAAGGAAGTTGGACGTATTGCTAACGACAGCCGGACAGCAGCCCGTCATTCTTGATCCGTCGACAGCCGTCATGGATCGCTGGGTGAACAGGTCAGGGAAGCGTGGACAATTACAACTTCGGCTGGGTCACGTCGCACAAGTACAACAACAGCGCGAACGCCTCCATCTGGATGGCCGGGATGATGCTGGATCCCTCCAAGCCCGCACTCTGCCCGTGAACGGCTTCAGCAGCAACATAGGTGTGGACGGCGTCGGGGCCGGGTGGAGGACTGTGCCTGGGTAACGCGGTTCCTCAGACCGTCATCGTCGAGTAGGCGGTGGCACATGACGCCCGGCTGAGCGCCCAACGCTCGCAAGGCGGGGCAAGTCCAGGCAGATCAGCTCCAGCCGTTGACCGGCGACTTCGGCTGCCCCACCGAGCCACCGCTCCCGACACCGCGTCCGGGACGGTGCCGAGAACCAGCACTCATCACATCACAACCGCCGCTGGAATCACTCCGATCACCACGAATACTCTTCTGGAGAAGACATGATGTGGAAACGCATATTCGCAACGTCCGCAGCCACGCTGACACTCCTCGGTGGCAGCATGCTGGCCACTGCCGCACCGGCACAAGCAGATGGCACCTGCCCTTCGAACGCCCTCTGTATATGGGATTCGACGTCCTTCGGCGGCCTCAGAATCCTGACACGCAGCACCAACACCTGCTTCAACATGGGGAAGTTCGACTTCGGTTACATCCGGTCCTACGACAACAACCTCTCCGTCAACGGCTACGTCCACAACTACGCCGGATCCGGTGTCTGGTACCAAGCCCGCACTCTTCCGGCCGGCGGGTTCAGCAGTGACATCGGTGTTCCGGGACTCGGCGGTCTCGCGGAGGACTGGGTCTGCATGGGTTCAGCAGATCTGAGCGACTTCGTCTACTGACCTTTTCGGATTGGCTTCGGGGGATCTGGGGTGAGGGTCAGTCCGGTTTCGGTGAGGTAGCCGTCAATGAGCTCGGGGTGACGCTGGATGTGGGCGAGCCCTCGGCGGAGGGTGCGGGTGAGGTGGTCGGGGTCGGTGAATGCGGTGTTGGCCATCGGCCCGTGCCGTAACCACGACCAGATGCCTTCCACGGGATTCAAGTCCGGGCTGTAGGAGGGCAGCTGGATGATGGTGAGCCATTCGTGGCTGCCTGCGTACTCCCGCAATCCGGCAGCACGGTGGGTGTTCAAATTGTCCCAGACGACAATGATCGGGGCGCCGAGCTGCAGGTGCGCGCGGACCAGGAGGTCGCGGTAGTCCTGCCAGGCGAAGCTCTTGCGTGCTCCTTTGAGGAGCAGGTGGAAGCGGGGCCGGTAGATCAGCCGGGACCTTTCGCCGGGCCGGTAGCAGCACAGTGCGGCGACCGAGATGCGTCGCCGGGACCGTCCGCGCACTCTGACTACGGGAGTCTGTCCGCGCCGGCCCCAGGTGCGGGCGTGTGGCGGCGTCATCGCGAACCCGGCCTCGTCCTCGAAGACGATGTAGGCCCCGAGCGCCGCCGCGGCACTTCCACCTGCGGCCACACGTCCTTCTTCCAGAGCTCGACCGCATGCTCGTCGCGTTCCAGCGCGCGACGGGCCGGGCTCTGCCAGGACCAGCCGTGGCGGTGCAGCAGCCGCCACACTCCCGCGATCGAGCAACTGACCTGGAACTGGCGGCCGATCAGCGTTCTGACGCGTTCCAATGTCCACCGCTGGTCTTCCCAGCTATGCGCGGCCGGCCCTTTGGCCAGCTCCTTTTCCAGCAGGGCGAACCGTTCGTCCGACAGCTTCGGCAGTTTCGCAGGTCCCTTCGACTTCAGACCCTCGATACCGCCTTCACGCCAGTTGCGGCGCCATTGCTCCACCGAACGCTCGCTCACCCGCAGGTCTTTGGCGATGTCCGAAGTCCTGTCACCTCGTGCGAACCTCACCCCGGCCTCCAGCCGGATCCCTTCACGCGCAGCCCGCCGCTCAGCGGTCAGGCCCCCACCATCCGCGTACCGCATAGCACCGGCCTACCGCAGGGATCACCCAACGTCACCACCCGAAGGCAACCCGAAAAGGTCAGTAACTCGTGCTGCACGGCACGACAGAGCGCGAGGGGCCCGCATGCCGCATGGCGGGCCCCCTCGGCATGGCATCGCTGCCGACACTGTGCGAGATGTCGAGATCAAGAAGTTCCTTGAATGGGTGGTGGCAGTGGCCGTGGTGCACAGAACGCAGATACGGAACATACTGCGGCGTGGTGTCGCAGGAGTACTTCTCGGCGCGGCCGTGACGTGGGGGTGTCAGCCCGTGGCTTCGGCGGACAACGGAACGGTCACCCGTACCGCACTCGCCTCCGACACGGAATTCACCACAGGGGGCGCTGTCGAACTGATCGGACGATCGATAACGCTGGGCGCCGGTGAATCGCGGCACGTGCGCGCCCGGTTGGAGGCGACGAGTTCGACGACCGCGGTCGTGGGGATGACGAACGCCATCCGATGTGTGAACTCGTCAGGCGTCACCGTAGGTGTCAAGTCGGCCTCCGCACGCAATCACGAGGGCTACGACACGACCTCGTATGCGACGGCAGGACACCTGCCGATCTACGCGGACCTGCTCTTCACCGCGCCGTCGGCGGGTACGTACAGGTGTGGCCTTGTCGGGTCGACATACTCGACCTCCGGTTCCGCCTACCACCTCACCGCGGTTGCGGGAAACACCTGGATCGAGATCAGCGACACCGCCCAGGTCGGCGCGGGATGGTGGCAGAACCCCTCGTGCGAAAGCGCCGATACCAACGGTGCCTGCACATACGTCGGCGGAGGGGCGGCGGATTCCGAGGCATGGGTCTTCTACGGCGACGGCACACCGGCGTCCAAATGGGAGGCTCACCCCTCCGCGAGAACCGTCGACGCGCAGGCGAACCTCGAGCTGACGACATGTCCCGTCGGCACCGCTTCCTGCGCGAGTGCGATGCAGGATCACCCTCGCGGCGAGAACGCGGTCGTGGACCTTCGATTCGACTTCATCCAGCTCGACACGACTGGGCACGCCTGCGCGACTCATCAGCAGTCGTCACGTAAAACCATCACGGACGACGCCCATCACTCCGTGAGCTACTTCGCGCTCTCCGACATCCCGATCAACTCGGCCTGCGGCACACGGACATTCATCATGCGCATCTACGTCAAACACGTCGAGGGGCAGACCCTCAAGATCGACGGCGTGCAGAGCGGGGTCACTTCGCTGACGAACGGAATCGCGTTCAATCGCTTTTCCTGACGCCGCGCCGCAAGCGACATCCGGCGTACAGCGGCGCTTCGCCGGACGCGTCGAAGCGCCTGAGACCGCAGCATCCGGCCGCGTAGATCGCTTCCGATCCACGCGCAGTCCGCGGTGAAGTACGTCCAGGACCCGTCGCTACTCACCAGTCGTTGATGACCCTCTTCATCGGCGTTGACCTGCGGGTCCTGGTGGAGGGTCTCGTGCGACAGGATGTCCCCGGGCAGGCAGAAGTCCTCGCAGCGGTGGCGCTGGTTGAACACGGCCGGGGCGTACGTCGGGGTGTGGATGTCAGCGCGCCCGCACGATGTGAAATCTTCTCCACGCGTGGTGGCGGATGATGCCGAAGGAGAAGCGGACGCTCACGAGCGCGGACCGCGATCCGCCAGGCCCGGCCCCACGCAGATGATCAGTATCGGAGTACGGCTCAAGGGGGAAGGCGGCGCATGGCGAGCGTAGACATGGTGGGAGGGGATGCCGGTGAGCGGTACCCCTGGGTCACCATCGAGGCGTGGGCCAAGGGTGGGGAGGCTGAGCGGATCGGCGCGGTCGGTGAGGCGCTCGCCGCGGAGGCTCAGCAGATCGAGGAACGACTGAGGGTCCTGCATCGCGACCTCACGTTCGTGCAGCGGGTCCTGGCACTCACTCCGGGGCGACCGTTCATGGAGCGACTTCTGGCCCTGAGTCGTCAGGTGCGCTATTCGGGGGCGAGCGACGAGCGCCTGCTCGCGTCGCTGATCGCGGAGGCGCAGTCCCTCGACGACGCGCTGTACGTCCTGCGGCATCCGGAAGGCGAAGAGCACCATGCGCTACGGGCCTGTCTCTTCCACGAGTTGCTCTTGCGCGGGGCAGCCCCCGACAAGCTGGTCCCCCACGCCACCCAGCGCCCCGATTTCCGCCCGTTCCACTGGAGCGGCCTTTCCTGGTTGCCGGCCCGGCTCTCGGAGATGGAGGGGCCGGACCTGAGGGCGTGGTTGCCGAACCGTCGCTATCAAGGGGGTGCCTCCGGAACCGTCCCGACGATGAAATCGCCGACGCCTGTCGATGTGGCTGCACGCCGGGCCGGCGCCGCCCACCGCGTCCGGGAGGCCACGCCCGCGCATCTGGCCGACCTGATCGGCCGGCCGGCCAAAGACGGCAGATGGTGCGACCACGAAGCACGGGTCTTCGTTCTGGACGAGCCCGTCTCTCCGGAGAATCTGCCGGGAGTCGTGACCACGTTGCCGTTGGACTGCTTGCAAGGGCTGGGTGAGCGGGACCGGTTCGAGGGTGAGGCATGCACGCTCGACTCGGTCTGGCTGACGTTGTTCATGACTGCCTCGGCCGGCGGATTCGGCTCAGCGGGCGTCCACGGTGCCTGGGGGCGTTTCAGCGCGTGGCTCTCCCTCGCGGGACTGTGCGGAGCCGAGTACCCCGAGGCAAGCGCTTCCGAGGTCGAGGAGCTGGCCCGGGCCTGTACGTGGTACCGGTTCGAGGCCGACACCGAATGGTTCCACAACGACCTGGACGACTACGGCATCGTCGCCCTCTCCCCCGACGGCCGCCGTATCGCCGTACTCGCCGCGACGGACACCGACTGAACCGTTCCGGCCCGGACCCCTGGAGTCCGTCTTCCTCTCCGTCCCCAGGGGCAGGATCGGCTTCTTCCCGGGAGCCCAGGTCAACACACCCCAGGTACGTTGGCCACCGTTCGCCCACTGCAATCAGCGCACGCCTTCACCGTCCGCGCCGCGGAAAGCGCCGCGCTGGACCGCGGAGTTGCCCGAGCTGCGCGACGGGACACCCCTTCGGCATCCGGTCGTTGATCTCGTGGTCGGTCGGGAGGCACGGTGCAGGGGCGCGTGTGCCCGGCGCACCTGCTCCCGAGACGTGCTCCGGCGCACGTATTCCCGTCGGTGAAACGGGGTGCCCGTTCACCTGTCGGGTCGTTAGTTCGGTTATGGGTAGATTTAGTTCGAGCGGACGGGCCGTCGTCCGCACTGTCACAGCATTCCTGCTCCTCGCCGCCACGGCCGTGGCCGGTCCCACCGCCACCGCCGATAGCGGCAGCCACTCGGCGCCGTCGGCGGATCCCGCGGCGATCCGCGAGTGGAACGTCATCGCCACCGACACCATCACCGCCAGCCTCGGCGCCCGTCCCTCCGGGCAGGCCGCCATCTGGCACGGGTTCGTCTCGGCCGCCGTCTACAACGCCGTGGTCGGTATCGAGGGGCGCTACGCCCCGTACAAGTGGCATGCGCGCGGGCCCTCCACCGCATCCCCCGAGGCAGCGGCCGTGACCGCCGCGCACCACGTACTGCTCACCTACTTCCCCGCCTCCCGGGCCCCGCTCGATGCCGCATACGCCGGGTCGCTCGCCAAGATCCCCGAGGGCCAGGCGAAGAGGCAGGGCGTGGCCTTCGGGGAACGTGCCGCCGAGCACCTCATCGAACTGCGCGAAGGGGACGGCCGGTTCGCACCGGTGGAGTTCACCGCTTCGCCCGCGCCCGGCGTCTGGCGGCCCACCCCGCCCGCCTACCTGCCCTTCATCGACACCTGGCTCGGCAGGCTTCGCCCGCTGCTGCTCACTTCCCCGGATCAGTTCCGGCCGGGCGGGCCGCCCGCTCTTTCCTCGGCCCGCTACGCCGAGGATGTGAACGAGGTGAAGACCATGGGGGCGAAGAGCGGCTCGTCCCGCACTGCCCCGCAGACCGAAACCGCCCTGTTCTTCGGGGGCAACCTGGTGGTGCAGTTCCAAGAGGCGTTCCGGGACTACACCGCCCGGCACCATCTGGGCATCGCCGAGACAGCGCGGCTGTTCGTCGCGGGGAACGCGTCGGCGACCGACGCCGTCGTCGCCACTTGGGACGCCAAACTCCACTACGGATTCTGGCGGCCGATCACGGCGATTCATCTGGCCGACACCGACGGCAACCCCGCGACCGAAGCCGACCCGCAGTGGCAGCCGTTGCTCGTCACACCGCCGCATCCCGACTACGTCAGCGGCCACGCCGCGGTCGCCGGCGCCGTGACCCAGACCCTGAGCGGGATTCTCGGGACCACACGCCTCGACCTCAACGTCTCCTCCGAGATCACCGGCACCACACGACACTACGAATACGCCGACCAGTTCAACAAGGACATGATCAACGCCCGCGTCTGGTCCGGAATCCACTCCCGCACGGCGGACACCGCAGGCTGCCGGGCCGGCAACCGCGTCGGCGCCTGGACATTCACCCACTACTTCCAACCGCTGCACTCACCGCGCCTGCACGCCACGCCGCCGATCCAGCCGACGTGCCCGCTCGGCAGCGCGAGCTGACGAGACCCGGCTCGATGCACCTGGGCTTCTGGGGCGCCCGATGGTCCTGGGCGCCCGCAGGCGGGCCATGACCTGCGCCGAGGCGAGTGCGTCCCCGGCCCCGCCGGGGTAAGGACGAACGCCGGGCGGGCGGCACCGCCCCATCGCGGACACGATGGATGGTGGTGGCCGCTGGGCCGCGAAACCGTCGTTCAAGGCATGACCGTCCAGCACGCCGCCGGGGCCACTTGTGGCGGCCCCGGCGGCCTCGAACCAACCCCTCGGGAGGGTCCATGCACGGCGGCATAGTGGGCCAGGTAGATCTCGGCCTGTTCGGCTGAGCTGCCGGTGGCCGGCGGCCGGCCCTGGGGCGTGTCCGATGGGTCGGCCGGGCGGTCCGCCGTGACCAGCCACGACGTGCTGCGTAGCCGGACCGTGCCGTCCGCCGCCTCGTGGTCGCGCAGAAGGCCCGTCAGGGTGCGGCGGGCGCGGGCCCGTGCAGTCGCGTCGGCCTGCTCCATCAGGTGGCGACCGGGGCCCGTTCCCAGCAGGAACTCCGCCGCGTCCTCGGCTCCGTGTCCCCATGCCCCGTACGTCTGCGCCTGGTTGATGGTGATGCCGGTGAACCCAGCCACGGTGAGGACGTGGCGGATACGGTCCGGGGCGGCCAAGGGCTGTCCCGGTCTCCCGAAGTCGCCGAGCGGCAGGAAGTCGCGCAGTGACGCCACCGCCGCCACCCAGCCGTTGAGCGTGGCATCGGCCGGGCAGACGAACGCCAGGCGCCCGCCGGGTCTCAGCGCCCGGCCGACGTTGACGAAGGCCGCTAAGGGGTCGGCGAAGAACATCACCCCGTAGCGGCTGATCGCCACGTCGAACGCGCCCGCCTCGAAGGGGTACACCTGCACGTCGCCTCGC from Streptomyces avermitilis MA-4680 = NBRC 14893 includes the following:
- a CDS encoding vanadium-dependent haloperoxidase, coding for MGRFSSSGRAVVRTVTAFLLLAATAVAGPTATADSGSHSAPSADPAAIREWNVIATDTITASLGARPSGQAAIWHGFVSAAVYNAVVGIEGRYAPYKWHARGPSTASPEAAAVTAAHHVLLTYFPASRAPLDAAYAGSLAKIPEGQAKRQGVAFGERAAEHLIELREGDGRFAPVEFTASPAPGVWRPTPPAYLPFIDTWLGRLRPLLLTSPDQFRPGGPPALSSARYAEDVNEVKTMGAKSGSSRTAPQTETALFFGGNLVVQFQEAFRDYTARHHLGIAETARLFVAGNASATDAVVATWDAKLHYGFWRPITAIHLADTDGNPATEADPQWQPLLVTPPHPDYVSGHAAVAGAVTQTLSGILGTTRLDLNVSSEITGTTRHYEYADQFNKDMINARVWSGIHSRTADTAGCRAGNRVGAWTFTHYFQPLHSPRLHATPPIQPTCPLGSAS
- a CDS encoding DUF6183 family protein, whose translation is MASVDMVGGDAGERYPWVTIEAWAKGGEAERIGAVGEALAAEAQQIEERLRVLHRDLTFVQRVLALTPGRPFMERLLALSRQVRYSGASDERLLASLIAEAQSLDDALYVLRHPEGEEHHALRACLFHELLLRGAAPDKLVPHATQRPDFRPFHWSGLSWLPARLSEMEGPDLRAWLPNRRYQGGASGTVPTMKSPTPVDVAARRAGAAHRVREATPAHLADLIGRPAKDGRWCDHEARVFVLDEPVSPENLPGVVTTLPLDCLQGLGERDRFEGEACTLDSVWLTLFMTASAGGFGSAGVHGAWGRFSAWLSLAGLCGAEYPEASASEVEELARACTWYRFEADTEWFHNDLDDYGIVALSPDGRRIAVLAATDTD
- a CDS encoding IS630 family transposase (programmed frameshift); this encodes MRYADGGGLTAERRAAREGIRLEAGVRFARGDRTSDIAKDLRVSERSVEQWRRNWREGGIEGLKSKGPAKLPKLSDERFALLEKELAKGPAAHSWEDQRWTLERVRTLIGRQFQVSCSIAGVWRLLHRHGWSWQSPARRALERDEHAVELWKKGRVAAGGSAAAALGAYIVFEDEAGFAMTPPHARTWGRRGQTPVVRVRGRSRRRISVAALCCYRPGERSRLIYRPRFHLLLKGARKSFAWQDYRDLLVRAHLQLGAPIIVVWDNLNTHRAAGLREYAGSHEWLTIIQLPSYSPDLNPVEGIWSWLRHGPMANTAFTDPDHLTRTLRRGLAHIQRHPELIDGYLTETGLTLTPDPPKPIRKGQ